In one Flavobacteriales bacterium genomic region, the following are encoded:
- the acs gene encoding acetate--CoA ligase: MALKRIRTQAEYDAAYAESIKDPVGFWTAHADTFEWHQKWNTALEWDFETPNVKWFAGGKLNITENCLDRHLKQRGNKLAIIWEPNDPKERFVRLTYRELHEKVCQYANVLKRNGAKKGDRICIYMPMIPELVIATLACARIGAIHSVVFCGFSAQSLADRIQDAEATMVLTSDGLNRGHKQIPVKRVVDEALETCPTVQKVIVTERLAWAVNMQEGRDVWLHEELKHVDKHCPAEIMDAEDPLFILYTSGSTGKPKGVVHTCGGYMVYTDYSFRNVFQYEESDVYWCTADVGWITGHSYIIYGPLLAGATTLVFEGVPTFPDAGRFWQVIDKHGVNIFYTAPTAIRSLMAAGLDHVLAYSLDSLKVIGSVGEPINEEAWNWYKIHVGKDRCPIVDTWWQTETGGILISTMAGVNDEKPAHAAWPLPGVQPVLLTPEGKEITENEVEGLLCMKFPWPSILRTTWGDHERCRQTYFSSYKGYYFTGDGAKRDAEGRYRIIGRVDDVINVSGHRFGTAEIENAINQAKGVVESAVVGYPHDIKGQGIYAYVVCEKPIPADDAIAVENMRGEVIEAVVASIGRIAKPDKIQFVSGLPKTRSGKIMRRILRKVAENELGSLGDTSTLLDPAVVEEITAGRV, encoded by the coding sequence ATGGCCCTGAAACGCATCCGCACCCAAGCCGAATACGACGCCGCCTACGCCGAGAGCATCAAGGACCCCGTGGGGTTCTGGACGGCGCACGCCGACACCTTTGAGTGGCACCAGAAATGGAACACCGCACTGGAGTGGGACTTTGAGACGCCGAACGTGAAGTGGTTCGCGGGCGGCAAGCTGAACATCACCGAGAACTGCCTGGACCGCCACCTGAAGCAGCGCGGCAACAAGCTGGCCATCATCTGGGAGCCGAACGACCCGAAGGAGCGCTTCGTGCGACTCACCTACCGCGAGCTGCACGAGAAGGTGTGCCAGTACGCCAACGTGCTGAAGCGCAACGGCGCGAAGAAGGGCGACCGCATCTGCATCTACATGCCGATGATCCCCGAGCTGGTGATCGCCACCCTGGCCTGTGCGCGCATCGGCGCCATCCACAGCGTGGTGTTCTGCGGCTTCAGTGCGCAGAGCTTGGCGGACCGCATCCAGGATGCCGAGGCCACCATGGTGCTGACCAGCGATGGCCTGAACCGCGGCCACAAGCAGATCCCCGTGAAGCGTGTGGTGGACGAGGCGCTGGAGACCTGTCCCACCGTGCAGAAGGTGATCGTGACCGAGCGCCTGGCCTGGGCCGTGAACATGCAGGAAGGCCGCGACGTGTGGCTACACGAAGAGTTGAAGCACGTGGACAAGCACTGCCCCGCCGAGATCATGGATGCCGAGGACCCGCTCTTCATCCTCTACACCAGCGGCAGCACCGGAAAGCCCAAGGGCGTGGTGCATACCTGTGGCGGCTACATGGTGTACACCGACTACAGCTTCCGCAACGTGTTCCAATACGAGGAGAGCGACGTGTACTGGTGCACGGCCGACGTGGGCTGGATCACGGGCCACAGCTACATCATCTACGGTCCGCTGCTGGCGGGCGCCACCACGCTGGTGTTCGAGGGCGTGCCCACCTTCCCCGATGCGGGCCGCTTCTGGCAGGTGATCGACAAGCATGGCGTCAACATCTTCTACACCGCCCCCACCGCCATCCGCAGCTTGATGGCCGCCGGACTGGACCACGTGCTGGCCTACTCGTTGGACAGCCTGAAGGTGATCGGCAGCGTGGGAGAGCCCATCAACGAGGAGGCGTGGAACTGGTACAAGATCCACGTGGGCAAGGACCGCTGCCCCATTGTGGACACCTGGTGGCAGACCGAGACCGGCGGCATCCTCATCAGCACCATGGCCGGGGTGAACGACGAGAAACCTGCGCACGCGGCGTGGCCCCTGCCCGGGGTGCAGCCCGTGCTGCTCACGCCCGAGGGGAAGGAGATCACCGAGAACGAGGTGGAGGGCCTGTTGTGCATGAAGTTCCCCTGGCCCAGCATCCTGCGCACCACCTGGGGCGACCATGAGCGCTGCCGCCAGACCTACTTCAGCAGCTACAAAGGCTACTACTTCACCGGCGACGGCGCCAAGCGCGATGCCGAGGGCCGCTACCGCATCATCGGCCGCGTGGACGATGTGATCAATGTGAGCGGCCACCGCTTCGGCACGGCTGAGATCGAGAACGCCATCAATCAGGCCAAGGGCGTGGTGGAAAGCGCCGTGGTGGGCTACCCGCACGACATCAAGGGCCAGGGCATCTACGCCTACGTGGTCTGCGAGAAGCCCATCCCCGCCGACGATGCCATCGCTGTGGAGAACATGCGCGGTGAAGTGATTGAGGCCGTGGTGGCCAGCATCGGCCGCATCGCCAAACCGGACAAGATCCAGTTCGTGAGCGGACTTCCGAAAACACGCAGCGGTAAGATCATGCGGCGGATCTTAAGGAAGGTGGCGGAGAACGAGCTGGGGAGCCTGGGGGACACCTCCACCCTGCTGGACCCGGCGGTGGTGGAGGAGATCACGGCGGGGAGGGTGTGA
- a CDS encoding T9SS type A sorting domain-containing protein has product MATTRMNARTILCVALLLCSGIAAAQRVDNAEYFWDTDPGAGNALPMSAQDGAFDEAVEAVFQETSSLPGQGAHTLGIRVKDQNSNWGATFTTVVVIEPPVVTAPEISVTQAEYFWDNDPGAGSGTPMLAFDGDFSSALEAIALETSALPTEGVHVLYVRSRDANDAWSLPFSVVVEVMGGVVTFPEIRVSAAEYFVNDDPGLGLGMPMLAVDGDFSAAFEAIKGGGIPAPVTAGVNVLWLRARDANAAWGPSFGVVVNIDTTITGTVGLAEAATPGILVAPNPTSADAGFAVVFDRHIGVALIHVRDASGRLVLERRVLNERRVEVRLPGTAPGVYTIGVVMDGTHRWQRLVVQ; this is encoded by the coding sequence ATGGCCACCACCCGCATGAATGCGCGAACCATCCTGTGCGTTGCGCTGCTGCTTTGCTCCGGCATCGCTGCGGCCCAGCGCGTTGACAATGCCGAGTACTTCTGGGACACGGACCCGGGGGCCGGCAACGCACTGCCCATGAGCGCCCAGGATGGCGCCTTCGATGAAGCCGTGGAGGCGGTCTTCCAGGAGACATCCTCGCTCCCCGGCCAAGGGGCGCACACGCTGGGGATCCGCGTGAAGGACCAGAACAGCAACTGGGGGGCCACGTTCACCACGGTCGTGGTGATCGAGCCGCCGGTGGTGACCGCTCCCGAGATCAGCGTCACGCAAGCGGAGTACTTCTGGGACAATGACCCGGGTGCTGGCAGCGGCACGCCCATGCTGGCCTTCGATGGCGATTTCAGCAGCGCATTGGAGGCCATCGCCCTGGAGACCTCGGCGCTGCCGACTGAGGGCGTGCATGTGCTGTATGTCCGTTCGCGGGATGCGAATGATGCCTGGAGCCTGCCATTCAGCGTGGTGGTGGAGGTGATGGGCGGCGTGGTCACCTTCCCGGAGATCCGTGTCTCTGCCGCAGAGTACTTCGTGAACGACGACCCAGGGTTAGGCCTCGGTATGCCCATGCTCGCGGTGGATGGCGATTTCAGCGCGGCCTTCGAGGCGATCAAGGGCGGAGGCATCCCCGCGCCGGTCACCGCGGGCGTGAATGTGCTCTGGCTGCGTGCGCGTGATGCCAACGCGGCATGGGGGCCATCCTTCGGCGTTGTGGTGAACATCGATACCACCATCACCGGCACGGTGGGCCTTGCCGAGGCCGCCACGCCCGGGATTCTGGTCGCCCCCAATCCAACGAGCGCTGATGCTGGCTTCGCCGTGGTCTTCGACCGGCACATAGGCGTTGCGCTCATCCATGTCCGGGACGCCTCGGGGCGCTTGGTGCTGGAGCGCCGCGTACTGAACGAGCGTCGTGTGGAGGTGCGGCTGCCCGGCACCGCCCCAGGCGTCTACACCATCGGCGTCGTCATGGACGGTACGCACCGATGGCAGCGACTGGTGGTCCAGTGA
- a CDS encoding M14 family zinc carboxypeptidase, with protein sequence MRFRLLLGFLFAACAALGQWRFEGDSTVTWQQAVARYQALDERHRGARLFEIGADDDGSPIHLFVIGDGSGFTPDSIRSAGKSILWVTNGIHPGEPDGIDASLLLAQALLESDQYMGLLANTAVCIVPVYNVSGAKQRSATSRANQNGPAEYGFRGNARNLDLNRDFMKMDSRATWSMVEALQAWDPDIYFETHVSNGADHQYVMELLTTQKDRLSGGLSAFMTHTMAPELHAWMERRGFPMCPYFETRGAVPEDGLYGFYDGPRYSSGFNALFDRIAILSESHMLKPYDERVNATFQLMLAMLAVMDGHGDELLRRRAEARHFTASMTELGMNWRLDTTAWTELPWKGYQAKRVASAVSGLERVFYDHDRPTDTVVPWNDTYRASMVKRKPAGYIVPAAWREVVARLKANGVPMRELLRDSLLRVEQDSIAEFATVRSPYEGRYLHHGIRTRPLELPLTVAKGSWLLPMGPPTDRYVMEVLEPEGEDSFFAWGFFDGVLQQKEWFSDYVFEDIAAELLRKDAALKQELDARRATDPVFAADAWAQLYFIYQRSPHFERGFRRYPVLRLVR encoded by the coding sequence ATGCGCTTCAGGTTGCTATTGGGATTCCTGTTCGCTGCCTGCGCTGCCTTGGGGCAATGGCGCTTCGAGGGCGACTCCACGGTCACCTGGCAGCAGGCTGTTGCGCGCTATCAGGCGCTCGATGAGCGGCATCGGGGCGCCCGACTGTTCGAGATCGGGGCCGATGACGATGGCTCGCCCATCCACCTGTTCGTGATCGGCGATGGCAGCGGCTTCACGCCGGACAGCATCCGCTCAGCCGGGAAGAGCATCCTCTGGGTCACCAACGGCATCCACCCCGGAGAGCCCGACGGCATCGATGCCAGCCTGCTGCTGGCGCAAGCGCTGCTCGAGAGCGACCAGTACATGGGGCTGCTGGCGAATACCGCCGTGTGCATCGTGCCGGTGTACAACGTCAGCGGCGCGAAGCAGCGCAGCGCTACGAGCCGTGCCAACCAGAACGGCCCCGCCGAGTACGGCTTCCGGGGCAACGCGCGCAACCTGGACCTCAATCGCGATTTCATGAAGATGGATTCGCGCGCAACATGGTCCATGGTGGAGGCGCTCCAGGCCTGGGACCCCGACATCTATTTCGAGACCCATGTGAGCAATGGCGCGGACCACCAGTACGTGATGGAACTCCTCACCACGCAGAAAGACAGGCTCAGCGGAGGACTCAGCGCCTTCATGACCCATACCATGGCGCCAGAGCTGCACGCCTGGATGGAGCGCAGGGGCTTCCCCATGTGCCCGTACTTCGAAACGCGCGGCGCAGTGCCGGAAGATGGGCTTTACGGATTCTACGACGGCCCACGCTACAGCTCGGGCTTCAACGCACTCTTCGACCGCATCGCGATCCTCAGCGAGAGCCACATGCTCAAGCCCTATGATGAGCGGGTGAATGCCACCTTTCAGCTGATGCTCGCCATGCTCGCGGTGATGGACGGCCATGGCGATGAGCTGCTGCGCCGTCGCGCGGAGGCCAGGCACTTCACGGCATCCATGACCGAGCTGGGGATGAACTGGCGCCTGGATACAACAGCATGGACCGAGCTGCCATGGAAAGGGTATCAAGCAAAGCGCGTCGCCAGCGCCGTGAGCGGATTGGAGCGTGTGTTCTATGATCATGACCGGCCGACGGATACGGTGGTCCCCTGGAACGATACCTACCGTGCCTCGATGGTGAAGCGGAAGCCGGCGGGTTACATCGTGCCCGCCGCTTGGCGTGAGGTGGTGGCCAGGTTGAAGGCGAACGGAGTGCCCATGCGCGAGCTGCTGCGCGACTCGCTGCTCCGGGTCGAGCAGGACAGCATCGCCGAGTTCGCCACGGTGCGCTCGCCCTACGAGGGCCGCTACCTCCATCATGGCATCCGAACCCGTCCGTTGGAACTGCCCCTCACGGTGGCCAAGGGCAGCTGGCTTCTCCCCATGGGTCCCCCCACGGACCGCTATGTGATGGAGGTGCTGGAACCTGAAGGGGAGGACAGCTTCTTCGCATGGGGCTTCTTCGACGGTGTGCTGCAGCAGAAGGAGTGGTTCAGCGATTACGTCTTCGAGGACATAGCCGCGGAGCTGCTGCGCAAGGATGCTGCGCTCAAGCAGGAGCTTGATGCCAGACGCGCGACGGACCCGGTGTTCGCTGCCGATGCCTGGGCGCAGCTCTACTTCATCTATCAGCGGTCACCGCATTTCGAGCGGGGCTTCAGGCGGTATCCGGTGCTCCGCTTGGTGCGGTGA